The nucleotide sequence CCATATGCACCGCGCATTTTTACGATAAAAATTAGCCCGGATAAAATCGGATTGCTTATAGGCCCTGGCGGTAAAACAATTAAAGGCATCATTGGAGAAACAGAGTCGGATGTTAATATTGAACCTGATGGAACAGTATATATTAGTGCTCCTGATGGAGAGATAGGCGAGCAGATAAGAGCTCAAATAATTGGCCTACTTCAAGAACCCGAGGTGAATAAAATATACACCGGTAAAGTGGTGGATATTAAAAATTTTGGTGCTTTCGTACAAATTTTGCCAAATTCGGTGGGGCTTCTTCATGTTTCTCAATTGTCAGATAAATTTGTAAAAGATATCAACAAAGAGATTAAGGTTGGAGATGAAATAAAGGTAAAAGTGATGAAGGTGGAAGGCAATGGCAAGATTCAACTTACAAGGAAAGGGTTAGAGGAAAACTCATCTCAAAAAAAAGAATGACAAAAAGTAAAGAATATTTTTCTATAGACAAAACTTCAAGCGGCATACGGTATTTTATTGAAGAGAATAAATCTTTTCCTTCTGTGATAATCGGCGTGTTTATAAAATCTGGAAGCCGCTACGAACGTAAGAACGAACTGGGCGTAGCTCATTTTATTGAACACGCAGTTTTTAAGGGTACTAAAAGGCGTACATCGTATCAAGTATCACACGAAATAGAATGCCTTGGTGGCGGATTGAATGCTTATACATCTTCGGAATATTCTCTTTTTTACACGAAACTTCTTAGCAAGCATGCCGAGAAAGGGTTTGATATTCTATCAGATATTTTAATTAATCCTCTTTTTCATAGGACTCTTTTAAATAGAGAAAGAGCAGTAATAATGGAAGAAATCAACGAGTATTATGATACGCCGCAGGATATCTGCCAAGCGGAGGTACTTAGATCTATATGGGGTGATAACTCCGTAGCTAATAATCCTCTTGGGGAAAAGGAAACAGTAGAAAAATTAAAACGTTCAGACCTACTGAAATGGTTTAATAATTCGTTTAACAAGGAGAATATTTTTGTTTCTGTTGTTGGGGATATCGATAAAAAAACGATAAGTAATTACATAGAAGAATATTTTTCTGATATGCCTCATGGGAGCGAAATTGATACTTTTAACGAACCACCTACTTTTTTATTTCAGAAGAGATTATTTAAAAAGGATGGAGCACAGATTCATTTGGCTATTACCTTAAAAGGAGAAAAATCATTTAGTAGGCGTAGCATCCTTCAATCTATGTATACAACGAGCCTTGGAGGCAATATGTCTTCCAGGCTTTTTCAAAAACTGAGAGAAAAATCTGGGCTTGTTTATACTGTTTATGCATACCCGGTTAGTTTTTCCGATACGGGTGGAACGGCTATTTATGCTTCGGCACTTCCCGAAAATATCGAAAAAGTAGAAAACATCATAAACAAAGAGATTGATAATATTCGGGTGAAAGGGTTATCGAAGGAAGAATTTCAGGATGTTAGGGAGTATATTCTTGGAAATTTAGTTCTTGGGCTGGAAAGCAGCAGCGGACGCATGCAAAGAAATGGCGTACAGGGCATGTTTCAAGGAAAAGTAAAGAGTATAAAAGCGCTTATGCAAGAAGTGGAGTCAGTTAGATTTGATGAATTTTTGGCATTTGCCAAGGATATTTCCTCAAGTGAAAGAGGAAAAGTACTTGTTGGGGATCTGCAGAGTGAATAATCAACTTTTTAATGAGATTTCCAACAACATAAGTAAGTGCAATAAGTGTTCTCTTTGCAAGACAAGAACGTTGCCTGTACCCGGTGAAGGATCTATAAATGCTCGTATTTTTTTTATCGGTGAAGGTCCTGGTAAGCAAGAAGATTTAACAGGACGTCCATTTGTTGGAGCTGCAGGTAAATTTTTGGATGAGTTGTTGGCAGGTATTGATCTTAAAAGAGAAAATGTGTTTATTGGAAATATTGTAAAATGCCGTCCGCCAAATAATAGAGTCCCGCTTCCATTAGAAGTAGATGCTTGTAAACCGTACCTTATAGCGCAGATAGCTCTTGTGCAACCAGAAGTAATCTGTACATTAGGAAATACGCCTCTTAAAACTTTGATTTCTTCTGAGCTTAGCATTGGCAAGATACACGGAACTATTATTAAAAAAGATGGTTTTACATTTATGCCTATGTACCATCCTGCTGCTGTGCTTTATCATGGAGCTTTGAAGGGTACACTGAAAGAAGATTTCGATGAATTAAAAGATTTTCTGAGGAACAGAGAATGAAAATTTATCTTAAAGATGTAAAAAATAATGAAAAAGTGAAAATATATATTAAAAAAGCCGATGACTATCTTTGTGAAATAGGGTATACTGAACATGGATTCAGGCATGTTGGCATAACAGCAGATCTTGCTTTCAAGATATTAAAGAAAACAGGATTCCCGAAACGGGAGGCTGAGCTCGCTGCCATTGCTGGATGGCTGCATGATATGGGTAATTTTCTTGGCAGAGAAAATCATCCTCAGAATGGGGCTATCCTTGCTATGCGGGCACTGGAAGAAATGAATAGCGACATAAATGAAATTATAGCTGTAGGCGGAGCAATTGCAAACCATGAAGAGCCTTCAGGGATTGCTACTAACCCTATAACAGCAGCTGTTGTATTAGCTGACAAGGCAGATGTTCACAGAAGCAGGGTAAGAAATTCAAGTCCTGCAACTTTTGACATACATGACCGCGTAAACTTTGCTGTTGTAAAATCGAGTATTTTTGTGGATCAGGAGAAAAAAGAAATCTCTCTTAATTTAAGTATTGATACAAAAATTTGCCAGGTAATGGAATTTTTTGAAATTTTTCTTACGCGAATGGTTATGTGTAGGAAAGCAGCATCAGTTTTAGATTATGAATTTCGTTTAGAAGTAAATAAAACAAAGCTTTCTTAATTAACAAAAGGGAAGTTTTCTTTATATTAATTTTGTGAATTTAATGAAATGAGGAGGATTTAGGATGAGGAGAAAGAGAATTGTTGCTGTTATTGTTATTGCGCTTATATTTGTTACAGCTTTCTGGGTTGATTATGTTGGAATCCGTGCATTGAACAAGCCATTAGAAGAACTAACCTCTTTGGAGCAGGTAGTAAAACCAAGGTTTGGCTTAGATCTTAGGGGTGGTGTGAAATTTGTTTTAGAAGCAGAGAGCACCCCGGAAGTACAAGTAACAAGAGAAAAAATGGAAAGTACACTGGGTGTTTTAGAGAGAAGGGTAAATAATCTTGGCTTGAGTGAGGCCATTGTCGTGCAAGAAAAGGGTGCACACTGGATGCGAGTTGATGTAGAACTTCCAGGATGGAAAGATCCACAGCGTGCCAAGGAACTTATAGGGCAGACCGCGCTACTTGAATTCAAAACTGAAGATGGTACCGTTGTTCTAACGGGCGACCATATAGAAGATGCAAATCTTGCATTTAGCAATGATCCCGAGTCTCTTGGTGAGCCCATCATACAGTTTAAATTAGATAGTGAGGGTACTAAGATATTTGCTGATGTTACTGCTCAGAACGTGGGCAAAACAATTGCAATTTATCTTGACAGTAAATTGCTGATGAATCCAGTTGTGAGGAGTGCCATTACTGGAGGAGAAGGAATTATTGAAGGAGGCTTTACGGCCGAAGAAGCTGCGGAGGATGCGGCGCTTTTGAGAAGTGGTGCACTTCCCCTTAAGCTTAATTTTATCGAGGAAGATGTTGTAGGTCCTTCTCTTGGGCAGAAGTCTGTTAGAATGGCTTTGATTGCTATAATTATTGCAATACTTCTCATTTTCCTTTATATGATTTTCTTTTATCGTTTACTTGGCGTTCTTGCAACCATAGCACTTGTGTTTTATATGACGGTTGAAGTGGCTCTACTTTTCCTGCTACATGCAACATTATCACTACCTGCTATAGGAGGTGCAATTCTTTCGCTTGGTATGGCAGTAGATATCAATGTTATTGTATTTGAGAGAATGAAAGAGGAATTTAAGCTCGGCAAATCGACACGCTCCATTATTTCGGCTGGTTTTGCCAAAGCGTTCAGAACAGTATTTGATTCAAACTTGACGGTTCTTGTTGGCACAATAGTGTTGTTTTATTTTGGCTCTGGCGTGATTAAAGGATTTGCTGTAACTGTTTCTGTAGGTATTCTTGTAGGTTTTTTGAGTGGAGTTGTCGTGACCCATTCTCTTGCTAATTTACTGATTCCAGATTCTGCAGCAAAGAAACCGTGGATGTTTGGAATATAGGGGGTGCGTAGATGAACTTTAGAGAAAAAATAGCAAATTGGAATATTATAAAGCATACAAAGCTCTGGATAATTATTTCTGCTGTTATCATTTTAGTTGGCATTACTTCAATGATGGTTAATCAGCTTACTATTGGATCCCCCTTGAATTTTGGTATTGATTTTATGGGAGGGACGGTAATTACCCTTACATGTGAGGAAAAACCAGACATAGGGGCAGTGCGTGACATTCTTGCTTCTGAGGGGTTTAAAGATGCAATTATCCAGGAAGCGCAAGGAAATAAAATTTTTATTAAAGTTAAGGCAGAAACATTGAATAATGATGTAAAAAATAGCATTATTGATGAAATATCTACTAATGTAGCTAAGGTAGACACGGAGCAAATTGGTATTACCTCTATTGCGTCGGTTATTGGTGATGAACTCAAAAAAAGTGGGCTTATTTCACTTGCCCTTGCTCTCCTCTTTATACTTTTTTACATTACAATGCGGTTCACATTTAAATTTGCTCTTGCAACTATTATTGCCTTACTTCATGATGTCCTTGTTGCCCTCGGCTTGCTTGCACTTTTCAGAATAGAACTTAATGCTCCATTTATAGGAGCATTGCTTACCATTATGACATATTCCGTGGAGGATAGTGTTGTTGTGATGGATAGAGTACGAGAAAATGTAAAGTTTAGAGGAAAGGAGACTTTTCCCATGCTTGTCAACAAAAGCATTACTGAAGTCTGGGTAAGATCTATGAATACTTCCATTACAACATTTTTTGCATCTTTTGCATTGGTCGTTTTTGCAGGGCCTACAATGAGAGATTTTTCGATGACACTAATGTTTGGATTGCTTGCAGGAACTTACTCTTCGATTTACATTGCTTCTCCACTCCTTGTGTTATGGCACAAGGGTAAGGAAAAGATAAGTAGCGTAACGGAAAAACGCGTTATTTCTGTAGAGCCTCGTGTTGAAACTGCAATTGGTGAATCTCATTCGGACGAGAAAGTTTCTTTAAGTAAAAAGACTTTAAAGAAAAAGAGAGGAAAAAAATCTAAAAGGAAACGAAGATAATTTTTTATCTTTTGCTGAGTATACATTTTTTGGTATAATTTTAATGTAGCGACAAGGAGGAGGTAGAAATGGATTTAACAAAGTATATACGGAACATTCCAGATTTCCCGCAGAAAGGAATCCTATTTCGGGATATCACGACTTTGCTTTCTGACGGTAAAGCATTTGGCTATGCGATTGAGCAACTTGCAGATTTTTTTAAAGACAAAGGTATTGATAAAGTGGTAGGCATTGAAGCAAGGGGATTGATAATAGGTGCTCCCATTGCTGTTAAACTTGGCGTAGGTTTTGTGCCAATAAGAAAACCAGGCAAGCTTCCTTCTGAATTGGCAAGGAAAGAATACCAATTAGAGTATGGTATGTCTATCTTAGAGATGCATAAAGATGGCATAAAAAAGGGAGAAAGAATATTGATGGTAGACGATTTGCTTGCTACCGGAGGCACTGCAGCTGCAGCGAGTGATCTTGTCGAAGAAGCTGGTGGAAAAATTGTTGGTTGGGGTTTTATTATTATTTTGAAAAATCTTAAAGGAGAAGAGAAGTTAAAGAAATATCCTATATTTTCATTAATAAACTTCGATTAACTTGAACGAGCAAACATTATCCGAAAAATTACTTAAAGAAATCTCCTCTTATCTTGGCGATAAGGAGATTTCTTTGGTTAAAAGGGCTTACAAATTCGCAAAGGAAGCACACGGCGAACAGGTAAGAGAGTCGGGAAATAAATATATTATTCATCCGCTCCATGTCGCAATTATCCTTGTTGAGATGCGACTTGACGCAGAAAGTTATGCTGCAGCGCTTCTTCATGATGTTGTTGAAGATACATCTGTTACTCTGGACAAAATTAAAAAAGAGTTTGGAGAGAATATTGCTTTTCTTGTCGATGGTGTTACAAAATTAGAATATATGGATCATTTTTCTTCCGAAGAAACAAAGCTTGAAAATCTTCGAAAGATGCTCCTTTCAATGGCTTCAGATGTGAGAGTTGTCATTATAAAATTGGCAGACCGATTGCACAATATGAGGACTCTATTTTTTCTTCCTCCTGATAGGCAAAAACAGATTGCAACGGATACAATGGATATTTATGTTCCGCTGGCACACAGGCTGGGTATCTACAAAATAAAGTGGGAATTAGAGGATTTAAGTTTTAGATATCTCAAGCAGGATGAATATTACGAGCTTGCCAAAAGAGTTTCAAATAAAAGAGGAGAGAGAGAAAAATTTGTCAGTGACGTTGTGAAGGAAATCAAGAATTTACTGGACGAGCAAAGGATAAAAGCAGAGATTTCCGGACGGCCAAAAAATCTTTATAGTATATATAGAAAAATGGTGCGAGAGGAAAAAGAGTTTAACGAAATTTATGACCTTGCTGCCGTGCGAATCATTGTGTTGTCTGTCCCTGAGTGCTATCAAGTATTGGGTATTCTTCACAATTCGTATAAACCAATTCCCGGGAGGGTGAAGGATTATATAGCGATGCCGAAACCCAATGGGTATCGATCTCTTCATACAACGGTTATCACAAAGTCTGGCGAGCCACTTGAAATTCAAATTAGAACAAGAGAAATGCATAAGCATGATGAAATTGGCATAGCAGCACATTGGAAATATAAAGAAGGCATTCAGCTTGATAAGAATTATGAGAGTAAATTGATGTGGCTTCGTCAAATTGTTGATTGGCAAAAAGAAGTTCGGTCTACAAAAGAATTTGTAGAAATGATAAAAGGAGATTTATTTAGCGAAGAGGTGCTTGTTTTTACGCCAAAAGGCGATGTTATTGATCTTCCAGTGGGTGCTACTCCTATTGATTTCGCATATAGAGTACACACGGATGTCGGGAATTATTGTGTTGGAGCTAAAATAAATGGCGCTATTGTTCCTTTGCAGACAGAGCTAAAGACGGGAGACCGCGTAGAGATTCTTACGTCAAAGTCTTCAACCGGACCAAAACTTGATTGGCTACAATTCGTAAGAACTTCTTCTGCACGTTCAAAAATTAGGTATTGGCTTAGAAAATTGCGAGAGACACCAGAAGAAAAGAGCGAGAGAAAGGAAGAACAGCAGGAGAAGAAAGAAGTCAAAAAACTTTATGTACGCAAAGCTACTCCGCGCACCTTTCAGAAGAAAGAAACAATTTATTATCCTGCTGTCCCTGGTGTTAAAGGAATAAAGATATCTATTGCAAGATGTTGTAATCCGGAATCGCAGGATCCAATTGTAGGCTACGTAACGAGAGGAAGAGGAATAAAGATTCACAAGAAGGATTGTCCGAATTTAGCAGCGATTACAAGCAGTGGAGGGAAAGTGTTACCTGCTGTCTGGGAAGCAAAGGGAAAGGCAAAATTTTTGGTATATTTTAGAGTAACTGTTTGGAATGTGCCAGGTATTATTTATAGAATATCAAGAGTTACAAGTGAAATGAATGTGAATATAGAAAACTTTCGTACATCAAATAGGACAGAAAAAAGGAAACACGGGTATTACCAATCGTATTTACGTTTTTCTTTTGTTGCTGAAAAGCCTTCTCTTGTAGCGGATATTGCAAGGGAAGTTAAGCTTATTCCTGAAGTAATAACGGTACGGTGGAGTAAAAGGAGAATATATGAGGATAGTTCTTCAGAGAGTGAAGAGAGCGTCAGTTAGTGTTGACGGTGAACTTGTTTCAACAATTAGTAGCGGACTGCTTGTTTTAATTGGCGTGGAAAAGGGAGATACAGAAAGAGAAGCAAAGTATCTTGCAAAAAAGGTATGTGACTTAAGGATTTTTCCTGACGAACATGGGAAGATGAACCTTTCTGTAAAAGAGGTAAACAGTGAGGTTATGATTATCTCGCAATTTACACTTGCCTCTCGCATCAAGAAGGGCAATCGACCTGGTTTTAGCAATGCGGCGGGAGAAGAGTTAGCCATTTCGCTTTATGAATTATTCGTGGAAGAAATAAAAAAGCAGGTCAAGATTGTCAGGACAGGTATTTTTGGTGCATGTATGGAAGTAAATCTTGTTAATGACGGGCCGGTTACTTTTATTTTGGAAAAATTTGGTGGAGCAGAGGGGATTTGAACCCCTGACCTCATCCGTGCGAGGGATGCGTTCTCCCGCTGAACTACTGCCCCGTCAAATAATTATAGGTATAAAGTCTTAAAAAGCAATAGAAAAATTCTTGAAAAATGTTAGAATGGTATGGAGGTAAACATGAAAAGTATCGGTATTATTGGAGGTACTGGTGTTTATACGCCAGATTTTTTACAAAATGCAGAGTCAATATCTGTAAAAACTGAATTTGGCACTGTGGCGCTTATGCAGGGAGAGTTGGAAGGAAGAAATGTGTTTTTTGAAACTCGACATGGTACTGAACATACTGTGCCACCTCATAAAATAAACTACAGAGCCAATATTTTTTCTTTATACAAGTTGGGTGTTGAGCGCATTATTGCAACTGCTGCAGTAGGCTCAATTAATAGGGAGATTTTGCCCGGGACATTTGTTATTGTTAATCAATTTCTTGATTTTACAAAAAAGAGAGAAGATACTTTTTTTTCTCAAGGCAAGGTAGTACATACAGATTGTACAGACCCATATTGCCCCGAGTTAACTACTGCTATCCAAAAAGCAATGGAGAAATTTGATTATCCTTATTTCCCAAAAGGTACGTATGTATCTGTAGAAGGCCCAAGATTTGAAACAAGAGCGGAAATACGCGCTTACAGTATTTTAGGTGGGGATGTGGCTGGAATGACTGGCGTTCCTGAAGTAGTGTTAGCAAGAGAATTAGGCATGTGCTATGCTACGATTGCCGCTGTAACAAATTATGCAGCAGGTATTTCTGATCATATGATTTCTCACAAGGAAGTGGTAAATAAAATGGAAGAAATGAACAAAATGCTTCGCAATGTTTTAAGTGAAACAGTAATAAATATTCCCGGGGAAAGGCATTGTTCTTGTAGCGAAGCTCCTACATCAGGGATTAGAAATGTATTTAGTAAGGATTTCAATCTTTAAGAAAAAGGTGTATTAGGAAATAGCAAATTTAATTCTATTTTGATAGCGATTAGAAGAGGAGATATGGCATTTATGCGGAAGATTTTAGTGATAGGAGCAACAGGGCAAATTGGTTCTGAGCTTACATTAGCATTGCGTGGAAAGTATGGCAATGAAAATGTAGTAGCAGCAGGACATAAAAGAAAACCTAGTGAAGAGTTGTTTGATTCTGGGCCATTTGAAATTATTGACTGCGCAGAGATTGATACGATTGAGGAAATTGTGAAAAAGTACAAAATAGATACTATTTACCATTTGGCAGCGATACTTTCTGCAGTGGCAGAAGTCAAGCCGAAACTTGCCTGGAATGTAAATATTAACGGACTTTGTAATGTTTTAGATGTTGCACGTGAGCATAGATGTACTGTTTTTACCCCTAGTTCCATTGGTGCGTTTGGTCCCAATACACCAAAATATAATACACCTCAAGATACTATTCAGCGTCCCAATACAATGTATGGTGTTACCAAGGTTGCAGGAGAATTACTTTGCGATTATTATTTTAAAAAATTTGGGGTAGATACTCGTGGAGTACGTTTTCCCGGCATTATTTCTTATGCAACATTGCCCGGTGGGGGGACCACTGATTATTCTGTTGAAATCTTTTATGAAGCTCTTAAACATAGAAGGTATACATGTTATTTGAAACCTGATACATATATGGATATGATGTATATGCCAGATACGATAAAAGCAGCAATTGATATTATGGAGGCAGATCCTGAGAAATTAGTGCATAGAAATGCTTTTAATGTGACGGCAATGAGTTTTGCTCCTAAGGATATTGCAAATGAAATTAAAAAATATATCCCAGATTTTGTTATGGAATATAACATTGACCCGATGAGGCAGGCAATTGCCGATTCCTGGCCCAACAAAATGGACGATAGTACTGCCAAAGAAGAGTGGGGATGGAAACCAGAATATAATCTTGCTTCTATGACAAAGGATATGCTTGATAAACTGTCTAATAAGTTGGCAATTAAAATATAGATAGGGAGGTGAAATAATGCCACTTGATAAAGTTAAAGAGGTGTTATCGGCTCATTTAAAAGGGTTGGAAGATAAGGGAGCGCTTAAAGGAAATGAAACAGCAATAACTGGCATAAAACCGGCACAAAGTGATAAAGGTCCTAGATATTTTATACAAGGTTATGGCGAAAAAGGATTTTTGCGAATGAACGCGAATAACTATCTCGGAATGTCTTTAAAAAAGAAAGTAATAGAAGCTGAGGAAAAAGCTGCAAAGGAATTTGGAGCTGGACCTGGGGCTGTAAGATTTATAGGTGGTACTTATACTCCTCATATAGCGCTGGAGAAAAAACTTGCTGAATTCCATAGCAGAGAAGCATCTATGATCTTTAGTTCTGCATATTCGGCAGTGGTAGGCATATTAGCACCTATGATTACGCAAGATACTATTGTGATAAGCGATGAATTGAATCATAATTGTATTATTAATGGTATAAAATTATCCAGGCCGAGGGACAAAAAGATATATAAGCATAATGATATGGGTAGCCTAGCGTCAGTTTTAGAGAGTTCAGTTGGCAATTGCAAGCGGGTTATAATTGTAACTGATGGCATCTTTAGTATGAGGGGAGATCATGCTCCGCTTAAAAAAATAGCAGATTTAGCTGAAAAATACAATTCTAGTTTTGAAGAAGGGGTTCTTACATTTGTTGATGATTCACATGGTGTTGGTGCTATTGGAGAAACAGGTAGAGGAACAACGGAATATACACATGAAGATAGAATTGATGTGTTAGTTGCGACCCTTGGCAAAGCTCTCGGAGTAAATGGTGGGTATGTGGTAAGCAGTGCAGAGGTAATAAGGTTTTTGCGTGAAACTGCTCCATTTTATATTTATTCTAATCCTATTACTCCGCCAGAAGCAAGTGCAGCGCTTGTTTCATTAGAGATATTGGATAGCGATGAGGGAAGAGCGATGTTAAAACATTTACGTGAGATGACTGCACGATTTGAATCCGGCCTAATAGATATGAGGTATGAGGTAATAAAAGGAGAGCATCCTATTGTACCTCTTATGGTGAGGGATACAGAGAAAACTACAGAGCTTGTTGGATATTTAAAAGATAACGGTATTTTAGTGACTGGTCTTAATTTTCCTGTAGTTCCAAAAGGAAATCAAGAGATACGATTCCAAATCTGTGCTGACCATACCGAGCATGATATAGATTACGTGCTTGGAGTATTGCGCAAATACAAAGAAACTCGCTAAATTGTTGCCATAATCTGTCTCGTTAGGTTAAAAATATTACTTGTGTTATTGATAGCGAAAAGAAAAGGATGTTAGCTATGAAAAATATGGTAATGGGATGGTTTTGTTTTTTAAATAAGATTTATGGCTTAATCATAAGGAGTTGAGAACGATGAAAAATGTATGTATTATTTTAGCTGCTGGAGTAGGAAAGAGGATGCATTCATCTCTTCCAAAAGTGATGCACCCAATTTGTGGGCGACCTATGGTGCAATACGTGATAGATGCCGCAAAGGGGATATCTGATAAAGTTATTGTAGTAATTTCCGAAGAAATGGACAGAGATGGTTTTTCTGATGTTGAACTGGTTTATCAAAAAATCCCTCTTGGGACAGGAGATGCGGCAAAACAAGCACTTACTGCATCTGACAATATTTCGGATGAGATGCCAGTACTCATTATTACAGGAGATAATCCTTTGATAAAATCCTCTGATCTCAAAGAACTTCTTGCTTTTTATAAAAACACTAAGAGTAGTGCAGCATTGCTTACTGCTTTATCTGATAATCCGTTTGGTTTTGGCAGAATAGTCAGGGATAAGACTAATTTTGTCAAGATCGTTGAAGAAAAAGACGCAACAGAGGAAGAGAAGAAAATAAACGAGATCAATACAGGGATATATGTGTTTGCAAAAAAATATCTTGTTAGCGCAATTAACGAAATTACTCCCAATAATTTACAAAAAGAATATTATTTAACGGACGCACTTGCAATATTGAAGAAAAAAGGTGTAAAAGTAAGTGC is from Caldisericota bacterium and encodes:
- a CDS encoding L-threonine 3-dehydrogenase, producing the protein MRKILVIGATGQIGSELTLALRGKYGNENVVAAGHKRKPSEELFDSGPFEIIDCAEIDTIEEIVKKYKIDTIYHLAAILSAVAEVKPKLAWNVNINGLCNVLDVAREHRCTVFTPSSIGAFGPNTPKYNTPQDTIQRPNTMYGVTKVAGELLCDYYFKKFGVDTRGVRFPGIISYATLPGGGTTDYSVEIFYEALKHRRYTCYLKPDTYMDMMYMPDTIKAAIDIMEADPEKLVHRNAFNVTAMSFAPKDIANEIKKYIPDFVMEYNIDPMRQAIADSWPNKMDDSTAKEEWGWKPEYNLASMTKDMLDKLSNKLAIKI
- a CDS encoding aminotransferase class I/II-fold pyridoxal phosphate-dependent enzyme — protein: MPLDKVKEVLSAHLKGLEDKGALKGNETAITGIKPAQSDKGPRYFIQGYGEKGFLRMNANNYLGMSLKKKVIEAEEKAAKEFGAGPGAVRFIGGTYTPHIALEKKLAEFHSREASMIFSSAYSAVVGILAPMITQDTIVISDELNHNCIINGIKLSRPRDKKIYKHNDMGSLASVLESSVGNCKRVIIVTDGIFSMRGDHAPLKKIADLAEKYNSSFEEGVLTFVDDSHGVGAIGETGRGTTEYTHEDRIDVLVATLGKALGVNGGYVVSSAEVIRFLRETAPFYIYSNPITPPEASAALVSLEILDSDEGRAMLKHLREMTARFESGLIDMRYEVIKGEHPIVPLMVRDTEKTTELVGYLKDNGILVTGLNFPVVPKGNQEIRFQICADHTEHDIDYVLGVLRKYKETR